A section of the Triticum dicoccoides isolate Atlit2015 ecotype Zavitan chromosome 7A, WEW_v2.0, whole genome shotgun sequence genome encodes:
- the LOC119329676 gene encoding uncharacterized protein LOC119329676 encodes MSNKRRGYAGDGGEKRSRRFKHLYLVLDDWTKGYSIHKIQADSFDSDSDSGSDDQHSGAARHLPEPPTLRLECPVGTVPHPGMSFSALGTKIFTFMNQRCSLIYDTKTAAMTIGAHAPADMVCGFGITVVVDEMLHALSYHFRVKQHSFGFMSWGSTAPDALQQPTEGWSWKTLPPPPPTFHRRVNSYALHPDGCTIFMSTANFMTAPSKGCMGTYSFNTKDSVWRWHGEWALPFSGQAHFDRELNAWVGLHRDGYISACQVASPSCHSTTPTLQLDCQTTKEKLFCKDRKPHMGVSLSYVGMSKFCLVQRVEREGLEEALARGDYAGCVLHITLFGLKFNHKGELQITDHRSTRSFIVSRHKDHFMPVAFWM; translated from the coding sequence ATGTCTAATAAGCGCCGGGGATATGCCGGCGACGGCGGTGAAAAGAGGTCGCGGCGGTTCAAGCATCTGTACCTCGTGTTGGATGACTGGACCAAGGGGTACAGCATCCACAAGATCCAAGCCGACAGCTTCGACTCTGACTCTGACTCTGGCTCTGATGACCAGCACAGCGGCGCTGCCCGGCACCTCCCGGAGCCTCCGACCCTGCGGTTAGAGTGCCCGGTTGGCACTGTACCCCATCCCGGCATGTCGTTCTCTGCCTTGGGCACCAAGATCTTCACCTTCATGAACCAGCGATGCAGCCTCATCTACGACACCAAGACGGCCGCAATGACGATTGGCGCCCATGCCCCTGCTGACATGGTCTGTGGCTTCGGCATCACCGTGGTCGTTGATGAGATGCTCCATGCATTATCTTACCACTTCCGCGTGAAACAACACTCCTTCGGGTTCATGTCATGGGGGTCCACCGCGCCGGATGCGCTGCAACAACCAACCGAGGGCTGGTCCTGGAAGACTCTGCCGCCACCACCGCCAACGTTCCACCGTCGAGTCAACTCCTATGCACTACACCCGGATGGATGCACCATCTTTATGTCCACAGCTAACTTCATGACGGCACCTAGCAAAGGTTGCATGGGCACCTACTCATTCAACACCAAGGATTCTGTGTGGAGATGGCATGGGGAGTGGGCCTTGCCATTCAGCGGCCAAGCACACTTTGACAGGGAGCTCAACGCCTGGGTTGGCCTTCATCGGGATGGCTACATCTCTGCTTGCCAAGTTGCCTCCCCCAGCTGCCACAGCACGACTCCAACGTTGCAGCTGGACTGCCAGACAACCAAGGAGAAGTTGTTCTGCAAGGACCGGAAGCCACACATGGGAGTCTCTCTCAGCTATGTGGGCATGAGCAAGTTCTGCCTCGTCCAACGCGTGGAACGGGAGGGACTGGAGGAGGCACTGGCTCGGGGAGACTATGCCGGCTGTGTGCTCCATATCACCTTATTTGGCCTCAAGTTCAATCACAAGGGAGAGCTGCAGATCACAGATCACCGCTCCACGCGCTCCTTCATAGTGTCTAGGCATAAAGATCACTTTATGCCTGTAGCATTTTGGATGTAG
- the LOC119328169 gene encoding uncharacterized protein LOC119328169 isoform X2, whose amino-acid sequence MRMLCLYFRPWSRGQGWGCSIGSNRRTRSISELSMIVADKTRGFHRAKLVIINPGLYVDVFWIPQHRSFPTSFMLFTGNKQALDDDDHGQHFRDSCAVDGALLADHLLSSIHWKLKMSEQWLRKLGHYNE is encoded by the exons ATGAGGATGTTATGTTTGTATTTTCGACCCTGGAGCAGAGGACAAGGCTGGGGATGTTCTATCGGTTCTAATAGAAGAACACGAAGTATTTCTGAGCTCAGCATGATTGTGGCTGACAAAACTAGAG GTTTTCATAGGGCAAAGCTGGTCATCATCAACCCGGGGCTCTACGTGGACGTGTTCTGGATACCACAGCACCGGAGCTTCCCAACATCCTTCATGCTCTTTACCGGTAATAAGCAAG CCTTGGACGATGATGACCATGGCCAACACTTTCGTGATTCTTGTGCTGTCGACGGTGCATTGCTGGCGGACCATCTTCTCTCATCAA TACACTGGAAACTCAAGATGTCAGAGCAATGGTTGCGTAAATTAGGACACTATAATGAATAG
- the LOC119328169 gene encoding uncharacterized protein LOC119328169 isoform X1, whose protein sequence is MRMLCLYFRPWSRGQGWGCSIGSNRRTRSISELSMIVADKTRGFHRAKLVIINPGLYVDVFWIPQHRSFPTSFMLFTGNKQALDDDDHGQHFRDSCAVDGALLADHLLSSSEDDDDAEDLSCCLIIYCCWILSTLLVWKSLAVQ, encoded by the exons ATGAGGATGTTATGTTTGTATTTTCGACCCTGGAGCAGAGGACAAGGCTGGGGATGTTCTATCGGTTCTAATAGAAGAACACGAAGTATTTCTGAGCTCAGCATGATTGTGGCTGACAAAACTAGAG GTTTTCATAGGGCAAAGCTGGTCATCATCAACCCGGGGCTCTACGTGGACGTGTTCTGGATACCACAGCACCGGAGCTTCCCAACATCCTTCATGCTCTTTACCGGTAATAAGCAAG CCTTGGACGATGATGACCATGGCCAACACTTTCGTGATTCTTGTGCTGTCGACGGTGCATTGCTGGCGGACCATCTTCTCTCATCAA gcgaggatgatgatgatgccgaGGACCTGAGCTGTTGCTTGATCATCTATTGTTGCTGGATTCTTTCAACCCTCTTGGTTTGGAAATCCTTGGCTGTCCAGTAG
- the LOC119333416 gene encoding uncharacterized protein LOC119333416, which yields MASGEADPPPAPKPSTPTTPAQRGFTQMTTETIPQTAGQGGDCCVHGSPRSAPDWSRPVASNDTYVSTMEGSVDWSKIEIAPMNDEEIDVPITEENMCSVLGINDEPEHRKIVSEVAMKASIADVDACVADIDEDLLADAALPVPDHMPEEDHFWYDKEHPDAHENICY from the exons ATGGCTAGTGGAGAGGCGGATCCACCGCCGGCCCCCAAGCCATCAACTCCGACGACCCCTGCACAGCGAGGCTTCACACAGATGACAACTGAGACGATCCCACAGACTGCCGGACAGGGAGGCGACTGTTGCGTCCATGGATCaccacgatctgctccagattg GTCTCGGCCGGTggctagcaatgatacatatgtatcAACTATGGAAGGAAGTGTTGATTGGTCCAAGATTGAGATAGCACCAATGAATGATGAAGAAATTGATGTTCCTATAACAGAAGAGAACATGTGCTCGGTGCTTGGCATCAATGATGAACCTGAGCATCGGAAAATTGTATCTGAAGTAGCTATGAAAGCCTCCATTGCAGATGTTGATGCATGTGTGGCTGATATTGATGAGGATTTACTTGCTGATGCGGCTCTTCCTGTGCCTGACCATATGCCTGAAGAGGATCACTTTTGGTATGATAAGGAACATCCT GATGCTCATGAGAACATTTGCTATTAG
- the LOC119333417 gene encoding uncharacterized protein LOC119333417, translating into MASGEADPPPAPKPSTPTTPAQRGFTQMTTETIPQTAGQGGDCCVHGSPRSAPDWSRPVASNDTYVSTMEGSVDWSKIEIAPMNDEEIDVPITEENMCSVLGINDEPEHRKIVSEAAMKASIADVDACVADIDEDLLADAALPVPDHMPE; encoded by the exons ATGGCTAGTGGAGAGGCGGATCCACCGCCGGCCCCCAAGCCATCAACTCCGACGACCCCTGCACAGCGAGGCTTCACACAGATGACAACTGAGACGATCCCACAGACTGCCGGACAGGGAGGCGACTGTTGCGTCCATGGATCaccacgatctgctccagattg GTCTCGGCCGGTggctagcaatgatacatatgtatcAACTATGGAAGGAAGTGTTGATTGGTCCAAGATTGAGATAGCACCAATGAATGATGAAGAAATTGATGTTCCTATAACAGAAGAGAACATGTGCTCGGTGCTTGGCATCAATGATGAACCTGAGCATCGGAAAATTGTATCTGAAGCAGCTATGAAAGCCTCCATTGCAGATGTTGATGCATGTGTGGCTGATATTGATGAGGATTTACTTGCTGATGCGGCTCTTCCTGTGCCTGACCATATGCCTGAATAG